The Bemisia tabaci unplaced genomic scaffold, PGI_BMITA_v3 genome has a window encoding:
- the LOC109031799 gene encoding uncharacterized protein — protein sequence MKEESREEIENLYQQGDWKSVLCHPSLKDSLLMWVEPQLEDLVFLRKITEATESTRIVSVGAGCGLLEWLLKAAVGVEVIGLEIDSKWWRSPYSPPSFIPLVFPEDERFFDLAEDENSALMFCYFNNGPAFNEYLNRYKGNCVIIIGSERHGVHTDPKPFDLQNSSSGWSLYSSKKISLSNDIMVVYTRNKCSLQ from the exons ATGAAGGAGGAAAGTCGTGAAGAGATTGAAAATCTTTACCAACAAG GTGACTGGAAATCTGTTCTATGTCATCCATCCCTGAAAGATTCCCTGTTAATGTGGGTTGAGCCACAGTTGGAAGATTtggtatttttgaggaaaataaccGAGGCAACGGAATCCACCAGGATTGTGAGCGTGGGTGCAGGCTGCGGTCTCTTGGAATGGCTCTTGAAAGCCGCCGTAG GAGTGGAGGTGATCGGACTGGAAATAGATTCAAAATGGTGGAGATCGCCTTATTCACCGCCAAGTTTCATTCCTCTGGTGTTTCCCGAAGATGAGCGATTCTTTGACTTGGCCGAGGATGAAAACTCAGCACTGATGTTCTGTTACTTTAACAACGGACCTGCATTTAATGAGTACCTGAATAGATACAAAGGAAACTGTGTTATTATCATCGGCTCTGAGCGACACGGTGTCCACACAGACCCGAAACCGTTCGACTTACAGAATTCCAGCTCAGGTTGGAGCTTGTACTCCTCAAAGAAAATCAGCTTGTCGAATGATATAATGGTTGTGTACACTCGAAATAAATGTTCCTTACAATGA
- the LOC109031835 gene encoding U4/U6 small nuclear ribonucleoprotein Prp3 yields the protein MKSVKKQVMGSTPGDPNASKIGELQIKDMMKDAQRMIAERKRALESLKGKSAPVAAAPPVPKPPVGIPATDEKAKRIAELQAQIQSKISSGVLPVKQDKPTPLILDNEGRTVDSSGKEIQLSQVTPTLKANIHAKRREEFRQQLAEKPGEETSETTFYDPRISTRPSVRGKRSFKFHEPGKFRQLAERMRMKAQLEKLQNEISQIARKTGISSVTKLAQMAPKIENEIEEIPRVEWWDAVILEGEEYSNNLNGSVNIKQNAITHLVEHPTQMKPPTSSLKPDYMPVFLTKKERKKLRRQNRREAWKEEQEKIRLGLEPPPEPKLRISNLMRVLGTEAVQDPTKIEAHVRAQMAKRQKAHEDSNAARQLSTEQRKEKKLRKIQEDTTLGVHVAIYRVDQLSSASKKFKVETNAKQLFMTGCVVMFKDCNVIVVEGGPKQQKKFKRLMLHRIKWEEDMLKDEDGKDVPNKCVLVWEGLVKQRNFGEMKFKVCATEKLAREQFRKHEVEQYWDLAYSKAVMNDK from the exons ATGAAAAGTGTTAAGAAGCAAGTCATGGGGAGCACTCCAGGAGATCCGAATGCATCAAAAATCGGCGAGCTACAG attaaagaTATGATGAAAGATGCACAGAGGATGATCGCTGAACGGAAACGAGCTTTAGAGTCCTTGAAAGGTAAATCAGCGCCTGTTGCTGCGGCGCCACCAGTACCTAAACCACCTGTCGGAATTCCAGCAACTGATGAAAAAGCTAAAAGAATTGCAGAATTGCAA gCTCAGATTCAGTCAAAGATCTCTAGTGGTGTCTTACCAGTTAAACAAGACAAACCAACTCCATTGATTCTTGACAATGAAGGCCGTACCGTGGATTCGTCTGGAAAAGAAATTCAGCTTTCACAAGTCACCCCAACTTTAAAG GCTAATATCCATGCAAAGAGGAGAGAAGAATTTCGTCAGCAGCTAGCTGAAAAACCGGGTGAAGAAACAAGCGAAACCACATTTTACGATCCACGAATCTCAACCCGTCCCAGTGTACGAGGCAAAAGGTCTTTTAAGTTCCATGAGCCAGGGAAATTTCGACAGTTGGCAGAACGGATGCGAATGAAA GCCCAgttggaaaaattacaaaatgaaatttctcaaATAGCTCGTAAAACTGGCATATCCTCAGTAACGAAATTAGCCCAGATGGcacctaaaattgaaaatgaaatagaagAAATTCCCAGAGTTGAATGGTGGGATGCTGTCATACTTGAAGGGGAAga GTACAGCAATAATCTTAATGGGTCTGTCAATATCAAGCAGAATGCTATCACCCATCTAGTGGAACATCCAACCCAAATGAAACCAccaa ctagcTCTTTGAAACCAGACTACATGCCTGTGTTCCTGACGAAAAAGGAGCGGAAGAAATTAAGGCGGCAAAATCGAAGGGAAGCGTGGAAAGAAGAACAAGAGAAAATTAGATTAGGATTAGAACCTCCTCCCGAACCAAAG CTTCGTATTTCAAACTTGATGAGGGTTCTTGGGACAGAAGCTGTTCAAGATCCAACAAAAATAGAAGCTCATGTCAGAGCCCAGATGGCTAAAAGACAGAAAGCTCATGAAGACTCGAATGCTGCCAGACAATTATCAACTGAACAACGGAAGgagaaaaaactaagaaaaattcaagaagatACAACGTTAGGAGTCCATGTAGCAATTTACAG GGTTGATCAGTTAAGTAGCGCATCGAAAAAGTTCAAAGTAGAAACAAATGCCAAACAATTATTCATGACTGGCTGTGTTGTCATGTTCAAAGACTGCAATGTGATAGTTGTGGAAGGAGGTCCAAAAcagcagaaaaaatttaaaag GTTGATGCTTCACAGGATAAAGTGGGAAGAAGATATGCTGAAAGATGAGGATGGAAAAGATGTTCCCAATAAATGTGTCCTCGTATGGGAG GGTTTGGTGAAACAAAGAAACTTTGGTGAAATGAAATTCAAAGTATGTGCCACAGAAAAACTAGCACGGGAACAATTTAGGAAACATGAAGTTGAACAGTACTGGGACTTGGCATACAGTAAAGCAGTTATGAATGACAAATAG
- the LOC109041541 gene encoding signal recognition particle 14 kDa protein-like: MVLLENDVFLTHLKEMFAKSRQKGTVQLTMKRYDGRTKPRPKNPDKELPEPSEHLCLIRAVHKSKKLSTVVHSKDVNKFQLAYCSLLKTSFDGLQKRSKKSKSKAT; encoded by the exons ATGGTCCTTTTGGAGAATGACGTG TTTTTAACCCACCTGAAAGAGATGTTTGCCAAATCGCGCCAGAAAGGAACAGTACAGCTAACAATGAAACGAT atgaTGGTAGAACAAAACCTAGACCGAAAAATCCTGACAAAGAACTCCCTGAACCCTCTGAACACTTATGTTTAATTCGCGCAGTTCACAAATCTAAAAAACTTAGCACTGTT GTCCATTCTAAAGATGTCAATAAATTCCAACTAGCATATTGCAGTCTACTTAAAACAAGTTTTGATGGACTTCAGAAACGATCCAAAAAATCCAAATCGAAAGCAACTTGA